DNA from Acidobacteriota bacterium:
CGCGAATTTTCAGCATGGTGCTGGTTTCGCTCTCAAATACCAGGTGATGCAATCCGCGCCAACTGGCTTCGAGTTGTTGAAACTCTTGGTGATGCATGATTTCGTTCATTTGCGCCGACAACAATCGGTCGATTTCGGCGATGCGGGCATTGATCGTCGATTCCATATCTCTCGACATGGTGAGCGTGCCCTGCATCACCTGTTCAACGAAAGTGGAAATCATATCCTGTCCGCGTTTGGCTTGGGCATCATCGCGAACTCTGAGTCCTTCGCTGAGAATCTGGGAAAGCAATCCGCCTTCCTGCTGTTCGGTTACCACCGCTTCGGCGGCTTCATTTTTCGCCTGCTTTGCCATTATTCACCCTCCTTTGTCGGTTCGACGCCTAAAGCGGATCCGAGTTGTTTCTGGGTTTCAGCATTTTCCAAAACGTTTTGCAACAAATCGCTGAGTTTGTCATTGCCATCCATCTTGGACAACAAATCGGAAAGGTTTTGTCTGGCTTCGACTAATTTTCTGAGCGGCTCAATCTGTTGAACCAGGTTGTCGGGTTCAAAGTCGTCCATCTTTTTAAACTTCAATTCGACGCTCATCTTGCTGCCATCATCTTGAAGTTGGTTTTTAACGCCAAGCACCAATCTCGGTGCCATCCCTGCCAATACCTGGTCGAAATTGTCGCGGTCGATTTCCACAAATTTGCGATCCCGAACCCGCCCCAGCGGTTGTTCAGGTTTACCCGAATAATCGCCCAATACGCCGACCACAAAGGGCAACTCCTTGAGTTCTATCGCACCGCCGGTTTCAACTTCATAGGTAATATGAACTCGCGGCGGGCGCACACGAGCCAATTTTTGTTGAACACTCTCTTTTCTTGGCATAATTTGGACTCCTTTTCTAATAATCAACTTTTGGTTTAAGCGAGTTGCCTTTTTTCTTGCTCACCTCTTAACGCAAAAAGAAAAATCAAACTCCCTCAAACCCGATAAAATATTTTTTTACGGTCTTTGCTTTTACGAGACAACGGATATTCAACTGGTAAAAAGTACAGAGGGAAACAACTTGAAGCCTATGCCTTGCAAAAGCGAGAACCGCTTAACTGCGAGATTAAATTGCTCAACTCTCAAGCTTTGATGAATTGAGTAAAACCAAAATTACCAATATACGTGAGGAAACATTGAAACTATGGATAAATCGTTTTATCCGGAATTTGATTACCAATCGCTGCTTTCACTTTCACTCGAAGGGGATTCGGTTGGGTAACTGCCACCTGAACCGCCTCCAAGTCCGAGAGTTTCTAATATCGCATCCAAAGTTCCTCCGTCTTTTATCACGTCTTTAAGCCACATCTCAAGCGGCATGTTGCCCCATTTCACAGCGCGTTGAACCAGATACGACACCGGGCTGTGCGGTTCGGTTTTACGGAAAAACTCGGCAAGTTCATTCAATTTGCGCAGAGCTTCCTGTCGGGAACTGATGGTTCCCGACGACATCTTACCGCGCCCCACAACCGAGCCATCCTCAGTTTCTTCGTAGCTCTCTTCGCTTGCGGTTTCATCCGACGGGTCAGGCTCAAGGATACGCTTTTCTTTGACGATAATATCAACGAAAGAACGAATCGCCTCCAGCGATTTTTTCAACTCCCCAAGCCCCGGCGTCTGCCGCCCGAATTTATCGTCCATCACCGAGTCGAGTTGACTGAATTCCTGCCAGCATTCATTCAACACCTTTGCGGTCTCTTCATAAAAGGCACGATTCGTCCCGTTCTTGGCATTGCGCCAATCTTCGGTAGTGATTTTGCCTTCGGCTTCGGCTTGCACTTTAGCCTGATTGGCGCGTTCAATGACATCAGACTCCTGAGCCTCCAGATTGTCCGGCACATCAAACTTTTTCGAGTCTTCGTATTGAAAATAGGAATAGACGCCTTTGAACGAATTGGTGATCGCCACTTCCTTTATCGCCACCGCAGCCTGGCGGTCATACCACGACATGGCATTGGCGCGGGCTTCCAAATCGCCTTCATCCTCTTCGGGAAAAACCGTCTCCCAAAAATCTTCATGCAACCGGCGCAGCAAATACAAACTATCGCGCAACCCGACGAATCCATGCTGTTTGATAATTGCCTCGCCCAGCCATCCGGCAACCTGTAGGTCTTTGGTTCGCTCTGCCAAAGCTTCCGAACTCAGGCGCAAAACTTCATCCCAGTCGGCGGCTTTTAAATCACGCTTCCAATCGCCCTGCGCCAGTTCTTCATCCTGACGACGGGCTTCGCGAACTTCGTCATACAAACCGGAATACCGCTGATTTTCACCCGACGGGTTGTCATCTGAAATCGGCGCAAGCAAAGTTTCCAAATCAATTACCGATGGTGATGAAAAATCTGCTGACATGCAGTCCTCTCCTCCAAACAAAATCAAGGGCGATGTACGAACTAATTAGCCTCTGGTTCGGTTGAACTTGTCTCCGGTGAATTGTCGCTTTCACCGTTCGGGGTTTCGCTATCCGGGTGGTCGAATTCAATCAGATTAAATTCAAAAAGCGGTTTATCTTCATCATCCACAAGATAGGTTCTTAACCCCGAGGCTCTATAAAACCCTCCGGCAACCTCTTGCCAATCGGTCTTGCGCCCCAGTTTCACCTGGTCTTCCGCGTGGTCGCTTGAGCCTGAATAAAGCGAGTGAATATACACCTCGCCAATGGTTCCATCCAGCGATTCCACACGCACCGCCGTCCATAACAAATCACGCAGGTGTTTCGGTTTGGTGATTTCGATACTGCGTACCTGCTCGATGGGCAGCCACACATACTGGTCTTTGACAATCAATTCAAAAACCGGCGCGACAAAATCGTCATAATCGCGAAAATCCGCGAAGTCCCTGCCATCGGCATTGCCTTTAAAAGCCGGACGCGCTTCTTCGGCGCGGTCTAAGAGTTCCCGCGCTTCCTCAAGCTTGCCAATCCGCCAGTAATTGATTGCCGCAATGTGCCAGTCAATATATTCCGGTGGTTCGGTTAAAAATGAAGGATTGACACCTTCTTGAAATAGTTTTCGCCGTTCGCGTTCGGATTTCAAATTGTTGCGATAGACCATCGTCCCGAGTTCGGTTTTGACATCCGAATGCCCAATGGCTTCGAGTTGTTTTTCAGCGCGGTCAAATTCACCTGCAAAACTGAGCAGTTCAAATAAAAAGGTTCGCGCGCCGGCGTTCATCGGATTGGCTTTTACTTCGCGGGTCACTTCATCAATTGCCGCGCGCAATTCTCCGGCTCTTAGTAAATCATTCGCCTTTGACATAAGGTTCTCCTTCTTTTACGGCTTTACTGCATAGAGTTCGAGTTTTACATCGGGAAATTCATCCGGGACATAAATCGCAATGGTCTTTGAACCGCTGATGTCCGCCCAGAAGGGCCCGATGCTATCGAGACCAAAATAGTGAAATCCCACACGCGTCGGAATCGGCGCAGGCGGGGGCGAGGCGTGGGTTAATACCACGCCGGGAAGCGCCGCGCCGACAACCGCATCAATCACATCGCGAGCTGAAACTTTGGCAACCCGCGGCACTCGCTCAATGATGCGACTTTCAGGCACCTGCGCTTTGACGCCGAGAAAGAATCCCGCTTCTTTTAATAAGCGGTCATCTTCGACGCGCCCGACGTAAAGCGTTTCGCGAATTTTTTCGAGCGGTATCGCCACACAGCGCGTCGGAATCACGGTTTCAAGCAGGTCGCGAATATCTGCCGCCAGCAAACTGAAAGTTAAATACAAATCATCGTGGTCATAGGGCACGATGTCTTTCGGATGCCGGTCTGTGGTAAAGGTCATCAGTGACCCGGCAAGAGTGGCGAGTTCATTGTAAAGTTTTTCCGGGTGTGTCGGTCGGGTTTTAAACAGGTGCATTAAATTGGGAATCGCCGTGTTGACGGTGTGCAATAACCAGAATGAGGCAACTTCCGAAGTCGTAAAATCGGCAACCGATTGCGCCCGTTGCCGACGCTGTTCACCAAGGGTGCTGCTTTTGGTCACCAGAATTTCGATAATCTGGCGATGCAAATCGACCAGCCAGTTGGTCGAAGCGATATTTAAAGTCGGGGGAATATATTTTTCCGATAACGTCACCTGTCCGGTCGCCGTGCGTTCGAGTTTGGCAATCTTCATCCAGCTATAGCCTTCGCGGTTTTCATTGCCAAATAAAATTTTCAAGTTGCCGCGCGCAAACGCCAGTTGTTGTTCATTTTCGCCGGTGGTTTCATCAACCACATTGCCGGAATATTGCAGGTAACGCGCCAAAGTTTTGGCATCGGCTCCAGCTGGGCTAACGTTTGCAACCCCCGTGCGTTTGGCAGGGATCGCCAGATAGACATCCAAAGTTTCGGCGGTCGGTTCAAAAAACCCCTCGACGGGTCTTGGATTGGGCGCAAGGTCGGTGTTCGGGATATTCAACATTAAGCCATCGGGCATCACCGCGCGGCAACGCACCAGTTCAAAATTGCCATTGGCAACCGATTCACGATTAACCTGCAAATCGAGCACTCCCCAGTAATACGGAACCAGTGAGATAACTCTCGCATTGAGCAACTCTTCGTGATAGTTATCCCATTGCTGAAAGTGATGCGGGGTCAGCAACATCCCTTCATTCCAAACGATTTTTCTATATCTGCTCATAATGGCGATGATTCTTTGCTATGGAATTAGTGTGGGGCGAACGATTTTCATGTCGTTTTCCTGCCATTTTTTTGATAATGCCTGCGAAATAACGCACCAAGCTTGAAATAAAGCCGCTTAAAACGCAAGCGGCTCGGTGTTGATTCCAAAAAATCCGGGATTTTCGGCAATGATGCCGAGCGCAATAAATTTCACTACGAAGTTGTACTGCGCTTCGCTGATAAAATTGTGCTCGCGCAAATACCAGACATTGCGCTGCGTCTGCGGATCAACCTTGCCGCGAATTCTGACCAGCAACGGATGCGATTTCACCGAACCCGTGCCTTCCTTGTAAGCTGCCAGCGCGACCAAGGCATTTTCAATGGTTCCTGCGCCACAGGTTGTTGCAACGAACGCCAGATTTCCGAGTATCTCCTGTTCGGCATCATTTCCGCGAGCATCCGATTCTGCCAACACCGCATAAACCCCGAAGCCTCCGGCAAGCCCCAAACGTTTTGACGATTCAAGGATTCGCCCCTTTCGATTTCTGACCGATGCAATTGCCGAAGCTGTGCTGCTCGAACTTTTCAATCGTTCAATCGTCTGGGTAATGTCGCGCAACGCCGACTCTCTGAAAATATATCGCTGATGATCTTTGCTGATGCGGCTCAACATCTTCGCGCCGAGCGTTTCAATCATTTTGCTACTGGAATTATTGGTCGGCACCTCAACCGATTGATTTTCATTGTCGTTTGCGGGCGGAGGATTATTTACCACATCTCGCGAATTAAAATTCGCGTCGTTGGGCAGTGTTATATCTTCATTTTTAACGAGGGGTTTCGGTTTATCATCTGAATTAATATTGATGATGAGAAGCAAAACTGCCGATATAAAGACAATGCCAATGATTGAAGCAATGGCAATCATCGGAACTTTATTGCCGTCATTTTTTTTATCCGATGATGTGTATGGTTGAAATGACGATTCGCCAACTTGCGCTTCTGGTTTGAACGGATTCGCCGCGCCTGCGGCGATTTGCGCTTTTGCTTGAATATGCACGCGAATATCGCAGGCATAGCCAATTAAAATTGAATCGCCATCTTTGAGACGAACCGAACCGCCAACCGGTTGGCGGTTGACCATCGTGCCATTTTGCGAACCGCAATCGGTGAGTTGAACTACATCATCGAAAATATCGAGAATCAGATGACGCCGCGATAAACCTTTATCATCAATCTGTAAATCGTTATCCGCGCCACGCCCGATAGAGAAACGGCTGGAACCAACAGGCAATTCTCTCACCTGACCACTGCCTTCATAGATTGTCAGTTTCACGTCAAAGTTCATGGCGGGCGTTTTCGAGGTTCAATCGGTGTAAGTCGAAAGCGGCTTATTCAAAGGAATATTAAAAATTTTAGGATTTTCACCGACGATTGCCGCCGCATAAAACTTCGGCGGATAGTTTTTGTTTTCACCTTTGAACCATTTGTCGAGAATTTCGCGTTTGGCAATCAAGGTCCAGAAACTTCGGTCGCGTTCTTCCGGGGTGCTGGCATTAAACACGGTGTGCAAATCGCGACGCACGCTGTCAGGGCTGCGGTTGTAACCGGCAATCGCCAGCGCCACCCCGGTCGCATCACCGCCAAATTCCGAGAGCCGGTCTTTCATATACTTCGCCGCCGCCGGTGCGGTCTTTTCTACATCCCAGATTTCTTCGCCGTGAACCCCATAAGCGGCTGCGGTGCTTGGCATAAATTGAAACATGCCTTTGCAGTTTGCTGGGCTGGTCAAATTATTACGGTACTCGGTTTCAATCATCGGTATATAAAGTCCGACAATCGGATTGACACTCTCTTTATTAAAGGCGCGAATAATCATCGGCGCGAATTTACTGGCGCGACTGTAGATGGATTGGGTGTCCTCGCTCCAAAGCCTCGCTGAACTGTTACCGGCGCGTTTGGCATAACCATCGACAAAGTTTTTAATCATCAACATGACTTCATCGGTAAATTCGCATGGGCGATTGCCAATCACCCCGGATATGCGTTTGGCTTCGACTTTGACAAATGTCAGTCGTTCACTATCGCTCAGTTGCAAATAACGTTTGACCGGCAGGTTCTTGGTCGAAATATCATCGGTTGGTGGTGGAATGACAACATCGGTTGGTGAAGTATTACTCACATCGTTGCCAGTTGGTGGTTTGCTGTTTTTATTTACGGTGAGGTCAGATGAACGATTGCTATTGTCATCTTGAAAAATATTCGGATTGTCGGTGCGATGATTGCTATTTTCGGAATCCGTCTTCCCAATCAATTTTGAACCAATCACACCGGCTAATACGATGAATACGAGAATCGGAATTACCGATAGCCACGCAAAAGCTGACCGCTTGCCATCCTGATTTTGACTGCTTCTTTGTTTTGCCGCCTGCGCGATGTTTACCCAGATGGTTGTGTAATCGCCGATGGTGATTTTGTCGCCGCTATTTAAAATGCGACCTTCTCTGGGAACCGGCGCGCCGTTGACATAACTGCAACTGTAGATGTCTTCATCGAGAATCCAGACGCGGCTGCCATCGCGGTAAATGCTGGCGCGATGATTTGTCAAACCGGCATCTTCAATCAACAAATCGGCATTGTTTTGCCCGATGGTCAGGCGTTCACTGTTGAGCGGGAGTTGCTCTGTGCGACCATTCGGATAATGAATTGTCAGTGAGATGCCATTCATCGGTTTAATCAAAATTGGCTGAGTGGATTTCTCGACAGGTTAAAGCGTTTGGGATTTTCGCCGACAATCCCCGCGGCAAAAAATCTCGCGACATTTTCCATCGCATTCGCCGGGAGCGGCACCTGCCGGGATTTCATAATTTTCCAGAAATTCTGTCTGGCGCGTTCATCGGCAAACGTTTCATCAAGTTTTACCGTGCCTTCGCCGATGCTGCCGATTTCCGAACCGAAATAAGCGATGGCGAAGGGAAAGTCTTCCTTTCCGAAACGAAATTTGTCAACGACCTCTTTCAAATACGCCACGCCGATTTCGGTGGCGCGGTCAGGATTTAAGAGCGCCTCCTCATTCTCTTTTGAACTGATGTAACCTTTGGCAATCGCTTTGGGCATCAGGAAAAAACCCACAGGAGTTGTGTCACTTGCCGCCGGGCTTTGGATATTTTTTAAGGATTTGAATTTGCTGCGTTGCATGGCGAGCACCAGTCCGAGTTGAACCGGCAAATTTTTATCGTTGCAGGCAACCCCGATATTTCGACAGACGCGCTCATCCACCCGCACATCCAGATAGTCGCGTGTGAAGCGGTCAACCAGAATTAGAAAATCTCTATCGAATGCGCCCGGTCGTTTTCCGGTGATGTTGAATGCCAGTTGTGCACACATCAAACGGATTTCATCCAGACTGATTGATGAACCACTCGTGGCATCCGTATTTAAAGTCGTATCGGGAATTGTCGGAATTGTGGTTTTACCCGATTGTTCAATGGTATCCGGTTCAAGCGAATCGTTGCTGTTTGTCGTCGGATCGTTATTAGTGGCAATCAAGGGCAACTGATTTTTATTCTCAATCTTTTTATCTGAATTTGCGAAGATCAACACGCCGATGGTTGCAAACAACAGCACCGGAATAGCAATAAAGGCAATCATCAGTCCAGGTGATTTTTTGGGTTTGGTATTGCCGCCGATTGCTTGATTGGCATTGGCTGGAATCGTGGTTTCAAGCGGTTCGCTTCCATTAACAATTTCCGGCTTGGGAGGTTCAGCTACCGAGGCATCAGTGCCAGCGTTAAGATTTGCGGGTTCTGCGAAAAATTCAATTTTTCCGGCACCGCCAATATCAATGACTTCGCCGTGTTTCAGTTTACGTTTTGCAGAGATTTTCTCTTCGCCGATAGAGGTTCCGTTGACGCTGCCTAAATCCGACAGGTAATAACCGTCAGCTTGTTTTTCGATGATGGCTTGATAGCGGGAAACTTTTTTATCGGGAATGCAGATGGTGTTATCAAAGGCGCGACCAATCGAGACCATTCCATTAATCTCGAATGCTTTTTTCTCCGTTCCTTCTGATAAAACCGTTAAGCGCGCCATAAAAATTTTCAGTAACCATTCTCCGATTGATTTTCAAACCCATTTTAGCACTTTTACTTCTGTTGAGACTTATTCAGTTCAATAACGATTAATTGCTGATTTGCACCAACCTCTATCTCTTTGGTTAAAAGGTCAAAGCCCACAGCTTT
Protein-coding regions in this window:
- the tssA gene encoding type VI secretion system protein TssA — translated: MSADFSSPSVIDLETLLAPISDDNPSGENQRYSGLYDEVREARRQDEELAQGDWKRDLKAADWDEVLRLSSEALAERTKDLQVAGWLGEAIIKQHGFVGLRDSLYLLRRLHEDFWETVFPEEDEGDLEARANAMSWYDRQAAVAIKEVAITNSFKGVYSYFQYEDSKKFDVPDNLEAQESDVIERANQAKVQAEAEGKITTEDWRNAKNGTNRAFYEETAKVLNECWQEFSQLDSVMDDKFGRQTPGLGELKKSLEAIRSFVDIIVKEKRILEPDPSDETASEESYEETEDGSVVGRGKMSSGTISSRQEALRKLNELAEFFRKTEPHSPVSYLVQRAVKWGNMPLEMWLKDVIKDGGTLDAILETLGLGGGSGGSYPTESPSSESESSDW
- a CDS encoding transglycosylase SLT domain-containing protein, which produces MNGISLTIHYPNGRTEQLPLNSERLTIGQNNADLLIEDAGLTNHRASIYRDGSRVWILDEDIYSCSYVNGAPVPREGRILNSGDKITIGDYTTIWVNIAQAAKQRSSQNQDGKRSAFAWLSVIPILVFIVLAGVIGSKLIGKTDSENSNHRTDNPNIFQDDNSNRSSDLTVNKNSKPPTGNDVSNTSPTDVVIPPPTDDISTKNLPVKRYLQLSDSERLTFVKVEAKRISGVIGNRPCEFTDEVMLMIKNFVDGYAKRAGNSSARLWSEDTQSIYSRASKFAPMIIRAFNKESVNPIVGLYIPMIETEYRNNLTSPANCKGMFQFMPSTAAAYGVHGEEIWDVEKTAPAAAKYMKDRLSEFGGDATGVALAIAGYNRSPDSVRRDLHTVFNASTPEERDRSFWTLIAKREILDKWFKGENKNYPPKFYAAAIVGENPKIFNIPLNKPLSTYTD
- the tssB gene encoding type VI secretion system contractile sheath small subunit, which codes for MPRKESVQQKLARVRPPRVHITYEVETGGAIELKELPFVVGVLGDYSGKPEQPLGRVRDRKFVEIDRDNFDQVLAGMAPRLVLGVKNQLQDDGSKMSVELKFKKMDDFEPDNLVQQIEPLRKLVEARQNLSDLLSKMDGNDKLSDLLQNVLENAETQKQLGSALGVEPTKEGE
- a CDS encoding type VI secretion system accessory protein TagJ; translated protein: MSKANDLLRAGELRAAIDEVTREVKANPMNAGARTFLFELLSFAGEFDRAEKQLEAIGHSDVKTELGTMVYRNNLKSERERRKLFQEGVNPSFLTEPPEYIDWHIAAINYWRIGKLEEARELLDRAEEARPAFKGNADGRDFADFRDYDDFVAPVFELIVKDQYVWLPIEQVRSIEITKPKHLRDLLWTAVRVESLDGTIGEVYIHSLYSGSSDHAEDQVKLGRKTDWQEVAGGFYRASGLRTYLVDDEDKPLFEFNLIEFDHPDSETPNGESDNSPETSSTEPEAN
- the tssK gene encoding type VI secretion system baseplate subunit TssK; its protein translation is MSRYRKIVWNEGMLLTPHHFQQWDNYHEELLNARVISLVPYYWGVLDLQVNRESVANGNFELVRCRAVMPDGLMLNIPNTDLAPNPRPVEGFFEPTAETLDVYLAIPAKRTGVANVSPAGADAKTLARYLQYSGNVVDETTGENEQQLAFARGNLKILFGNENREGYSWMKIAKLERTATGQVTLSEKYIPPTLNIASTNWLVDLHRQIIEILVTKSSTLGEQRRQRAQSVADFTTSEVASFWLLHTVNTAIPNLMHLFKTRPTHPEKLYNELATLAGSLMTFTTDRHPKDIVPYDHDDLYLTFSLLAADIRDLLETVIPTRCVAIPLEKIRETLYVGRVEDDRLLKEAGFFLGVKAQVPESRIIERVPRVAKVSARDVIDAVVGAALPGVVLTHASPPPAPIPTRVGFHYFGLDSIGPFWADISGSKTIAIYVPDEFPDVKLELYAVKP
- a CDS encoding FHA domain-containing protein, producing the protein MNFDVKLTIYEGSGQVRELPVGSSRFSIGRGADNDLQIDDKGLSRRHLILDIFDDVVQLTDCGSQNGTMVNRQPVGGSVRLKDGDSILIGYACDIRVHIQAKAQIAAGAANPFKPEAQVGESSFQPYTSSDKKNDGNKVPMIAIASIIGIVFISAVLLLIININSDDKPKPLVKNEDITLPNDANFNSRDVVNNPPPANDNENQSVEVPTNNSSSKMIETLGAKMLSRISKDHQRYIFRESALRDITQTIERLKSSSSTASAIASVRNRKGRILESSKRLGLAGGFGVYAVLAESDARGNDAEQEILGNLAFVATTCGAGTIENALVALAAYKEGTGSVKSHPLLVRIRGKVDPQTQRNVWYLREHNFISEAQYNFVVKFIALGIIAENPGFFGINTEPLAF
- a CDS encoding FHA domain-containing protein yields the protein MARLTVLSEGTEKKAFEINGMVSIGRAFDNTICIPDKKVSRYQAIIEKQADGYYLSDLGSVNGTSIGEEKISAKRKLKHGEVIDIGGAGKIEFFAEPANLNAGTDASVAEPPKPEIVNGSEPLETTIPANANQAIGGNTKPKKSPGLMIAFIAIPVLLFATIGVLIFANSDKKIENKNQLPLIATNNDPTTNSNDSLEPDTIEQSGKTTIPTIPDTTLNTDATSGSSISLDEIRLMCAQLAFNITGKRPGAFDRDFLILVDRFTRDYLDVRVDERVCRNIGVACNDKNLPVQLGLVLAMQRSKFKSLKNIQSPAASDTTPVGFFLMPKAIAKGYISSKENEEALLNPDRATEIGVAYLKEVVDKFRFGKEDFPFAIAYFGSEIGSIGEGTVKLDETFADERARQNFWKIMKSRQVPLPANAMENVARFFAAGIVGENPKRFNLSRNPLSQF